A window of the Janthinobacterium agaricidamnosum NBRC 102515 = DSM 9628 genome harbors these coding sequences:
- the ldcA gene encoding muramoyltetrapeptide carboxypeptidase, with amino-acid sequence MKTPQIGIAIAAPGGYALDPDALQRGIERLREQGCLVHNYYDPAQKFQRFGGTEAGRLAQLHAAAADPEVQVVMALRGSYGISRILPDIDFDAMAASGKLFVGYSDFTAFHMGLMARTGRGSFAGPMFCDDFIRDEPVDFTLQQLWDCLQGPSHTITARASGNPQVDLSGKLWGGNLAMLVHLLGTPYFPHIDGGILFVEDVNEHPYRVERMLLQLFHAGVIGRQQAVLLGDFSLYRLGEQDNGYDFDAMLAYLRQRLPVPLLTGLEFGHIKRRVTLPFGGQARLRSDADGFELSVTDYPTLPAG; translated from the coding sequence TTGAAAACACCCCAAATCGGCATCGCGATTGCCGCCCCCGGCGGTTACGCGCTGGACCCGGATGCGCTGCAGCGCGGCATCGAGCGCCTGCGCGAGCAGGGCTGCCTGGTCCATAATTACTACGACCCGGCGCAAAAATTCCAGCGCTTCGGCGGCACCGAGGCGGGCCGGCTGGCGCAGCTGCACGCCGCCGCCGCCGACCCCGAAGTGCAGGTGGTGATGGCGCTGCGCGGCAGCTACGGCATCAGCCGCATCTTGCCGGACATCGATTTTGATGCGATGGCGGCCAGCGGCAAACTGTTCGTCGGCTACAGCGATTTCACCGCCTTCCACATGGGCTTGATGGCCAGGACCGGCCGGGGCAGCTTTGCCGGACCGATGTTTTGCGACGATTTCATCCGCGATGAGCCGGTCGATTTCACCTTGCAGCAATTATGGGATTGCCTGCAAGGCCCGAGCCACACGATCACCGCCAGGGCCAGCGGCAATCCGCAGGTCGATCTGTCCGGCAAATTATGGGGCGGCAACCTGGCGATGCTGGTGCATTTGCTGGGCACGCCGTATTTCCCGCACATCGATGGCGGCATCCTGTTCGTCGAAGACGTCAACGAACATCCGTACCGGGTCGAACGCATGTTGCTGCAACTATTCCATGCCGGCGTGATCGGCCGCCAGCAAGCGGTGCTGCTGGGCGATTTTTCGCTGTACCGGCTCGGCGAGCAAGACAATGGCTACGACTTCGACGCGATGCTGGCCTATCTGCGCCAGCGCCTGCCGGTGCCGCTGCTGACCGGGCTGGAATTCGGCCACATCAAGCGCCGCGTCACATTGCCGTTCGGCGGCCAGGCGCGGCTGCGTTCCGATGCCGACGGTTTTGAGCTCAGCGTCACCGATTATCCGACCTTGCCGGCCGGCTGA